One window of the Rhizobiaceae bacterium genome contains the following:
- a CDS encoding AAA family ATPase: MDDTSRAWQVFKRREKAVRGGVRLPTEEELLRGMPFFRDDLREDMREYGDRLARRLRKRHRSDLQPVVACLEELTVEQSLDSLLAFAASLDRIKDKSGLPVRAAQLRCLMYQAGFGSVDAAAAIAGEMAMLAMKDADTGSYKPRMLWRALAWSAFSRDMAEQQRYARYHSNARGLEFQHDLQSYSYLFKNAIMRAKPGDKNEPSASKQAPSGTEREQPSHPGEVPSDGRIIVLREVGNASSKGHDVAKAFEKIAGRPLPVPALPDLAGVRAILAAEFPYATSLVDQLRMGLIGRSYLHMRPTIFLGPPGCGKSRFARRLAEELRAPYELIPCGGMSDSALGGAARRWSTGEPSLPMLAVRRHECAGPVIILDEIEKVGTGRNNGNPHDVLLGLLEQETSSRWHDPYIQASCDLSHLTWLMTANDVSTMSPILRDRCRVLRFPEPGPEHLPSLAIRIMERLYVERGQSPRWATALEGFELDAAASAWGGGSIRTLERIVEQLVEARERERPLQ, encoded by the coding sequence ATGGACGACACCTCGCGCGCCTGGCAGGTCTTCAAGCGCCGGGAGAAGGCAGTCCGAGGCGGAGTACGTCTGCCGACCGAGGAAGAACTGCTACGCGGCATGCCCTTCTTCCGGGACGATCTCCGGGAAGACATGCGGGAATATGGCGATCGACTCGCTCGGCGGCTGAGGAAGCGTCACCGTTCCGACCTTCAGCCTGTCGTCGCCTGCCTGGAAGAACTCACTGTAGAACAAAGCCTCGACAGCCTTCTGGCTTTCGCGGCGTCCCTGGATCGTATCAAGGACAAGTCTGGGCTCCCTGTGCGTGCCGCACAGCTGCGATGCCTCATGTATCAGGCTGGTTTCGGTTCAGTCGATGCAGCCGCTGCCATTGCCGGCGAGATGGCGATGCTGGCGATGAAGGACGCTGACACGGGTAGCTACAAGCCGAGGATGCTGTGGCGCGCTTTGGCCTGGTCGGCATTCTCTCGCGACATGGCCGAGCAGCAGCGGTATGCGCGCTACCACTCCAATGCGAGAGGACTGGAGTTCCAGCACGACCTGCAGAGCTACTCCTACCTCTTCAAGAACGCGATCATGCGAGCGAAGCCTGGCGACAAGAATGAGCCGTCTGCTTCGAAACAAGCGCCCTCAGGCACTGAGCGCGAGCAACCGTCACACCCCGGTGAGGTACCGTCCGACGGCAGGATCATCGTGTTGCGGGAGGTTGGCAATGCATCTTCCAAGGGTCACGACGTTGCCAAGGCGTTCGAGAAAATTGCTGGTCGCCCGCTGCCTGTCCCGGCGCTACCGGACCTCGCTGGTGTCCGGGCAATCCTTGCCGCGGAGTTTCCTTACGCCACGTCTCTCGTCGACCAGCTTCGAATGGGCCTCATCGGACGCAGCTATTTGCATATGCGCCCGACGATCTTCCTCGGGCCACCCGGCTGCGGGAAGTCCCGCTTCGCGCGAAGGCTCGCCGAAGAACTCCGCGCTCCCTACGAGCTGATCCCGTGCGGGGGCATGAGCGACAGCGCGCTCGGCGGAGCGGCACGGCGTTGGTCAACCGGGGAACCCAGCCTACCCATGCTTGCCGTGCGGCGACACGAGTGTGCCGGCCCCGTCATCATCCTCGATGAGATCGAGAAGGTTGGGACGGGACGCAATAACGGCAATCCACATGACGTGCTGCTGGGCCTGCTCGAGCAGGAAACTTCAAGCCGGTGGCATGATCCATACATCCAGGCGAGTTGCGACCTGTCCCACCTGACCTGGCTGATGACCGCAAACGACGTGTCAACAATGTCCCCGATCCTGCGGGATCGTTGCCGGGTCCTTCGCTTCCCCGAGCCTGGCCCCGAGCATCTGCCAAGCCTCGCGATCCGCATCATGGAGCGGCTTTACGTCGAACGGGGCCAAAGTCCGCGCTGGGCGACCGCGCTGGAAGGATTCGAGCTCGACGCGGCCGCCTCGGCGTGGGGCGGCGGTTCCATCCGGACACTCGAGCGCATCGTTGAGCAGCTTGTCGAGGCGAGGGAACGCGAGAGGCCGCTGCAATGA
- a CDS encoding 3-keto-5-aminohexanoate cleavage protein, translating into MSPHLPITAQEIADAAIGAAEAGAAVIHLHARKPDSGEPDQSLEAFRSFLGVIKQRVDAVLNITTGGASTMTIEERLQPALHFRPEVASLNMGTMNFGLFPMLNRFKDFAHDWERPYLEGSKSRIFRNTFEDIEAILTRCADNGTRFEIECYDIGHLYTCAHFVDRGLIKPPFFIQSVFGILGGIGQHPDDVTHMKRTADRLFGDDYRWSVLGAGRMQMQIALQSVLLGGNVRVGLEDSLWAGKGRLARSNAEQVTIVRKLIEDLGLEIATPAEAREMLALKGGDQVNF; encoded by the coding sequence ATGTCTCCGCACCTGCCGATTACCGCGCAGGAGATCGCGGACGCGGCGATCGGCGCGGCCGAGGCGGGCGCGGCCGTCATCCATCTCCATGCGCGCAAGCCGGACAGCGGCGAGCCGGACCAGTCGCTGGAGGCGTTCCGCTCCTTTCTCGGCGTCATCAAGCAGCGTGTCGACGCGGTGCTGAACATCACCACGGGCGGCGCCTCGACCATGACGATCGAGGAAAGGCTTCAGCCCGCGCTGCATTTCCGCCCGGAGGTCGCGTCGCTGAACATGGGCACGATGAATTTCGGCCTTTTCCCCATGCTCAACCGCTTCAAGGATTTCGCGCATGACTGGGAGCGGCCGTATCTGGAGGGGTCGAAGAGCCGCATCTTCCGCAACACCTTCGAGGACATCGAGGCGATCCTGACGCGCTGCGCCGACAACGGCACGCGCTTCGAGATCGAGTGCTACGACATCGGCCACCTCTACACCTGCGCGCATTTCGTGGATCGCGGGCTGATCAAGCCGCCCTTCTTCATCCAGAGCGTGTTCGGCATCCTCGGCGGCATCGGTCAGCATCCCGACGACGTCACCCATATGAAGCGCACCGCCGACCGGCTCTTCGGTGACGACTATCGATGGTCGGTTCTGGGCGCCGGGCGCATGCAGATGCAGATCGCGCTGCAATCGGTGCTGCTGGGCGGCAATGTGCGGGTCGGCCTAGAGGATTCGCTATGGGCCGGCAAGGGCCGGCTGGCCAGGAGCAACGCCGAGCAGGTGACGATCGTGCGCAAACTCATTGAGGATCTCGGGCTGGAGATCGCGACCCCCGCCGAAGCGCGCGAGATGCTGGCGCTCAAGGGCGGCGATCAGGTCAATTTCTGA
- a CDS encoding amidohydrolase family protein, translating to MAHDAPAGDGKPTKLVIRNIGLMLSGALEKPILDADTIVCDNDRITAVGRFKDLDTEGATTVVDARGSAIAPGLIDSHVHPVAGDWTPRQSQLSWIDSTLHGGVTTMISAGEVHTPGRPRDIVGLKAHAITSQRMFAAFRPSGVKVHAGAPVIEHGMVEDDFKELATAGVRLLGEVGLGSVKDADTARQMVGWARKYGIQSTIHTGGPSIPGSGLIDKDVVLAADTDVVGHINGGHTALPDDQIRCICEGCKRGLELVHNGNERAALYTLRIAKELGELERVILGTDGPAGSGVQPLGIIRMIALLSSLGDVPAEIAFCFATGNTARMRSLDCGLIEPGRAADFVLLDKAQHSAGKNLLHSVELGDIPGIGMTIIDGIVRTHRSRNTPPSSVMPELFGH from the coding sequence TTGGCTCACGATGCACCTGCCGGCGACGGCAAGCCGACAAAGCTCGTCATACGCAACATCGGACTGATGCTCTCGGGCGCGCTCGAAAAGCCGATCCTCGATGCCGATACCATCGTCTGCGACAATGACCGCATCACCGCTGTCGGCCGATTCAAGGATCTCGATACGGAAGGCGCGACGACCGTGGTCGACGCAAGGGGCTCGGCCATCGCGCCGGGCCTGATCGACAGTCACGTGCATCCGGTCGCGGGCGACTGGACGCCGCGCCAGAGCCAGCTTTCCTGGATCGACTCAACCCTGCATGGCGGCGTCACCACCATGATCTCGGCCGGCGAGGTGCACACGCCGGGGCGGCCGCGCGACATCGTCGGGTTGAAGGCGCACGCCATCACTTCGCAGCGCATGTTCGCCGCTTTCCGGCCCTCCGGCGTGAAGGTCCATGCCGGCGCGCCGGTGATCGAGCACGGCATGGTGGAGGACGATTTCAAGGAACTCGCCACAGCCGGCGTCAGGTTGCTCGGCGAAGTCGGCCTCGGCTCGGTGAAGGATGCCGACACGGCGCGCCAGATGGTCGGCTGGGCGCGCAAATACGGCATCCAGAGCACCATCCATACCGGCGGTCCCTCCATTCCGGGCTCGGGCCTCATCGACAAGGATGTCGTGCTGGCGGCCGACACCGACGTCGTCGGCCATATCAATGGCGGCCACACCGCCCTGCCGGACGACCAGATCCGCTGCATCTGCGAGGGCTGCAAGCGCGGGCTCGAACTCGTCCACAACGGCAACGAGCGCGCAGCCCTTTACACGTTGCGCATCGCGAAGGAACTCGGCGAGCTGGAGCGCGTCATCCTCGGTACGGACGGGCCGGCGGGATCGGGCGTCCAGCCGCTCGGCATCATCCGGATGATCGCGCTGCTGTCGTCGCTGGGCGACGTGCCGGCCGAAATCGCCTTCTGCTTCGCCACCGGAAACACGGCGCGCATGCGCAGCCTCGATTGCGGACTGATCGAGCCGGGCCGGGCCGCGGATTTCGTTCTGCTCGACAAGGCGCAGCATTCGGCCGGGAAAAACCTGCTGCACAGCGTCGAGCTCGGCGACATTCCGGGCATCGGCATGACCATCATCGACGGCATCGTGCGAACGCACCGCTCGCGCAACACGCCGCCGTCTAGCGTCATGCCCGAGCTGTTCGGGCATTGA
- a CDS encoding sugar kinase — MNDGAIVTIGEILVEIMATTRGEGFREAQPLTGPYPSGAPAIFIDQVGRLGHPAAIVSAVGDDDFGFLNLERLNRDGVDVSAVAIHPGAATGSAFVRYRPDGGRDFVFNMRDSAAGRIAATPEAEAVLAAAGHLHIMGSGLPVPAVFGMVRNALPAIKARGGTVSFDPNIRKEMLTAGDAKAAFDMVLAATHYLLPSGEELQLVTGESDETRAVERLLDAGVREIVLKRGAEGASHFDRNGRTDMPGFAVEEIDPTGAGDCFGAAFLVCRRLGKSVEDSLRYANAAGARTVTVRGPMEGASTFAELDAFIAATAKRPGASS; from the coding sequence ATGAACGACGGCGCCATAGTCACGATCGGCGAGATCCTGGTGGAAATCATGGCCACCACGCGGGGCGAAGGGTTCCGCGAGGCGCAGCCGCTGACAGGTCCTTATCCCAGCGGCGCTCCCGCGATCTTCATCGACCAAGTCGGCAGGCTCGGTCATCCGGCCGCCATCGTCTCGGCGGTCGGCGATGACGATTTTGGCTTCCTCAACCTCGAACGCCTGAATCGCGACGGCGTCGACGTCTCAGCCGTCGCGATCCATCCGGGTGCGGCGACCGGCAGCGCCTTCGTCCGCTATCGCCCGGATGGCGGACGCGATTTCGTCTTCAACATGCGCGACAGCGCGGCCGGCCGGATCGCCGCGACACCAGAGGCCGAGGCGGTTCTCGCGGCCGCCGGCCATCTGCATATCATGGGGTCGGGGCTGCCGGTGCCGGCGGTCTTCGGCATGGTGCGGAATGCCCTGCCCGCGATCAAGGCGCGCGGCGGCACAGTCTCGTTCGATCCGAACATCCGCAAGGAAATGCTGACCGCCGGCGATGCGAAGGCGGCATTCGACATGGTGCTGGCGGCCACGCATTACCTGCTGCCCTCGGGAGAGGAGCTGCAACTCGTCACCGGCGAGAGTGATGAGACGCGGGCCGTCGAGCGGCTGCTCGATGCCGGCGTCAGGGAAATCGTGCTGAAGCGCGGAGCCGAGGGCGCCAGCCATTTCGACCGCAACGGCCGGACCGATATGCCGGGCTTCGCCGTGGAGGAGATCGATCCGACCGGCGCCGGCGACTGTTTTGGCGCTGCGTTCCTTGTCTGCCGCCGACTGGGGAAGTCAGTCGAGGATTCCCTGCGCTATGCGAATGCAGCCGGCGCGCGCACCGTCACGGTGAGAGGGCCGATGGAGGGCGCGTCCACTTTCGCGGAACTCGACGCGTTCATAGCGGCGACAGCCAAGCGGCCGGGAGCGTCCTCATGA
- a CDS encoding metallophosphoesterase, whose protein sequence is MRIWVLSDLHLEVADLTEPLEPPDADVCVMAGDLCRGIDNGVRWLAEHIAPAMPCVYVAGNHEFYKGSIKEGLQAGRAAASETTGVHFLENDAITLGGVRFLGATLWTDFRLDGAPESAMDHARRRMNDYRQIAWQKIPWQRFLPVHALRLHQDSKAFLARDLASNPLPTVVVTHHLPHPRSVPERFRGDPTTAAYASDLSRLIEEGAPGLWVHGHAHNSCDYVVGTTRINSNPKGYADENAAFARKLVVQIGL, encoded by the coding sequence GTGAGAATCTGGGTACTTTCAGATCTGCACCTGGAAGTCGCCGATCTCACCGAGCCGCTCGAGCCGCCGGACGCTGATGTCTGCGTCATGGCCGGGGACCTGTGCCGCGGCATCGACAACGGTGTTCGCTGGTTGGCCGAACACATCGCCCCCGCCATGCCGTGCGTCTACGTGGCAGGGAACCACGAGTTCTATAAAGGGTCGATCAAGGAGGGACTCCAGGCTGGCCGCGCTGCGGCGAGCGAGACCACCGGCGTCCATTTCCTTGAGAACGATGCCATCACCCTCGGCGGAGTGCGATTCCTTGGGGCCACCCTGTGGACCGACTTCCGGCTCGACGGCGCCCCGGAATCTGCCATGGACCATGCGCGCCGAAGGATGAACGACTATCGCCAGATTGCCTGGCAGAAGATTCCTTGGCAGCGGTTCCTCCCCGTTCACGCACTGCGGCTGCACCAGGATTCGAAGGCCTTTCTGGCACGGGATTTGGCATCGAATCCCTTACCGACGGTCGTGGTGACGCATCATCTGCCGCACCCGCGTTCAGTGCCGGAACGCTTCCGCGGGGACCCGACGACCGCCGCGTATGCGTCCGATCTGTCACGCCTCATCGAGGAAGGCGCACCCGGCCTTTGGGTACACGGCCATGCGCACAACAGCTGCGACTATGTCGTCGGGACTACCCGGATCAACTCGAATCCTAAAGGATACGCGGACGAGAACGCCGCGTTCGCCCGAAAGTTGGTCGTTCAGATCGGGCTTTAG
- a CDS encoding SDR family oxidoreductase, translated as MNQIDLNGQVAVVTGGAQGLGFAMAKRIVASGAKVSLWDMDAKLLDEAVAELGSAARSQVVNVTDAGAIVEAHGKTEADLGPVSILVNSAGVAGANHQTDVYPLDEWRRVIDINLNGTFYVNRAVVPSMKERNYGRIVNIASIAGKEGNPNASAYSASKAGVIGLTKSLGKELAGYNIAVNAITPAAARTRIFDQITQQHIDYMLSKIPRGRFLEVDEAANMVAWLVSAENSFTTASVFDLSGGRATY; from the coding sequence ATGAATCAGATCGATCTCAACGGGCAGGTGGCGGTCGTCACGGGCGGCGCGCAGGGCCTCGGCTTTGCCATGGCGAAACGCATCGTCGCGTCCGGCGCGAAGGTGTCGCTGTGGGACATGGATGCGAAGCTGCTCGACGAAGCGGTTGCCGAGCTCGGCTCCGCCGCGCGCTCGCAGGTGGTCAACGTGACTGACGCGGGAGCCATTGTCGAGGCGCACGGGAAGACTGAGGCCGATCTCGGACCGGTGTCGATCCTCGTCAATTCCGCCGGCGTGGCCGGCGCCAACCACCAGACCGACGTCTATCCGCTGGACGAATGGCGGCGCGTCATCGACATCAATCTGAACGGCACCTTCTATGTGAACCGGGCAGTGGTGCCCTCGATGAAGGAGCGCAATTACGGCCGCATCGTCAACATTGCTTCGATCGCCGGCAAGGAAGGCAACCCGAACGCCAGCGCCTATTCCGCCTCCAAGGCCGGCGTGATCGGCCTCACCAAATCGCTCGGCAAGGAGCTTGCAGGCTACAACATCGCCGTCAACGCCATCACCCCGGCCGCCGCGCGCACCCGCATCTTCGACCAGATCACCCAGCAGCATATCGACTACATGCTGTCGAAAATCCCGCGCGGGCGCTTCCTCGAAGTGGACGAGGCTGCCAATATGGTCGCCTGGCTGGTCTCGGCCGAAAACAGCTTCACGACCGCTTCCGTCTTCGACCTCTCGGGCGGCCGCGCGACCTACTGA
- a CDS encoding IS3 family transposase (programmed frameshift) codes for MQRRKFSREFKLEAVRLVKDRGVAVAQAARDLDLHENVLRKWVREFAADRQHAFPGHGQMKPEQQEIDRLRKEVAKLKAERDIPKKGRSLLREGSDMRFAFIAKHRSIWPVAWLCSALDVSRSGFHAWLNRSPSARSRRDEVLIPRIDRSFKSSDRTYGARRVWHDVLAEGFSCGLHRVERLMRENGLRARPRRRGLPKDTGERASVSDNLLDRAFEASAPNQKWIADFTYIWTAEGWLYVAAVVDLFSRRVVGWAMKAEMTAQLVTDALIMAIWRRGKPDSLLHHSDQGSQYTSEQFQRLMADHGITCSMSRSGNVWDNAAMESFFSSLKTERTARKVYRKRDDARADVFDYIERFYNPRRRHSTLGYLSPVEFEEKAMLA; via the exons ATGCAGAGAAGGAAGTTCAGCCGCGAGTTCAAACTTGAGGCGGTGAGGTTGGTGAAGGATCGAGGCGTTGCTGTTGCGCAGGCTGCCCGTGATCTGGATCTCCACGAGAACGTGCTGCGCAAGTGGGTCAGGGAGTTCGCTGCCGATCGACAGCATGCGTTTCCCGGCCATGGTCAGATGAAGCCAGAGCAGCAGGAGATCGACCGGCTGCGCAAGGAAGTGGCGAAGCTGAAGGCGGAACGCGACATCC CTAAAAAAGGCCGCAGCCTACTTCGCGAGGGAAGCGATATGAGATTCGCCTTCATCGCGAAGCACCGTTCGATCTGGCCGGTGGCATGGCTGTGCAGTGCGCTGGACGTCTCCCGCTCGGGCTTCCATGCCTGGCTCAACCGCAGCCCCAGCGCCCGGTCGCGGCGCGACGAGGTGCTCATTCCCCGGATCGACCGCAGCTTCAAGAGCAGCGACCGAACCTATGGCGCCCGTCGTGTCTGGCATGACGTGCTGGCCGAAGGCTTCTCCTGCGGCCTTCATCGTGTCGAAAGGCTCATGCGGGAGAACGGGCTGCGTGCTCGGCCCCGACGCCGTGGATTGCCGAAGGATACGGGCGAGCGAGCCTCCGTGTCGGACAACCTGCTTGACCGCGCATTCGAGGCATCGGCGCCGAACCAGAAGTGGATCGCCGACTTCACCTACATCTGGACCGCCGAGGGATGGCTCTACGTTGCCGCCGTCGTCGACCTGTTCTCCCGCCGTGTCGTGGGTTGGGCGATGAAGGCAGAGATGACGGCCCAGCTCGTGACCGACGCCCTCATCATGGCGATCTGGCGCCGAGGCAAACCCGACAGCCTGCTCCATCACTCGGACCAGGGATCGCAATATACAAGCGAGCAGTTCCAGCGCCTGATGGCCGACCATGGCATCACCTGTTCGATGAGCCGGTCGGGCAACGTCTGGGACAATGCCGCGATGGAGAGCTTCTTCTCGTCGCTGAAAACCGAGCGGACAGCCCGCAAGGTCTACAGGAAAAGGGACGACGCAAGGGCAGATGTGTTCGATTACATCGAGCGCTTCTACAACCCCCGACGGAGGCACTCGACACTGGGCTACCTGAGTCCTGTCGAGTTCGAGGAGAAAGCTATGTTAGCTTAA
- a CDS encoding AGE family epimerase/isomerase has product MPEHDFVSAATGSWRTLPSHRRWLEEQADGLFDFFQYRAFNPEGGFFDLDPAGRPLDPQNPVRPIHTTARMVHCFVIGSLLGRAGSDRIIDHGLKYIWERHRDATHGGYFWSMDNDGPKDPTKQGYGHAFVLLAASGGKLVGHPLAEKMLADITEVLESRFWEDGFGAIAEEFNADWTPFANYRGQNSNMHLTEALMAAFEATGDRRYLDKAERIADLVIRRHAGANGFRVAEHFDEEWNLDKDYRAVNEMFRPSGTTPGHSLEWARLILQLWVLGGKHHDWMPHAASELFRQSVELGWDREKGGFFYTLDWNGRPAMRHKLWWPACEAAGAASFLTEHQPSLYHEEWYRRVWNYIADHHLDRQHGGWIEQLDEDLKSSYTIFAGKADIYHALQACLIPLYPSTGSLTKVIREKATA; this is encoded by the coding sequence ATGCCCGAACATGATTTCGTGTCGGCTGCGACCGGTTCGTGGCGAACGCTTCCATCGCATCGCCGCTGGCTTGAAGAACAAGCCGACGGCCTCTTCGATTTCTTCCAGTATCGCGCGTTCAATCCGGAAGGCGGCTTCTTCGACCTCGACCCGGCCGGCCGGCCGCTGGACCCGCAGAATCCGGTGCGGCCGATCCACACGACGGCGCGCATGGTGCATTGCTTCGTCATCGGCAGCCTGCTCGGCCGGGCCGGTTCCGACCGCATCATCGACCACGGCCTGAAATACATCTGGGAACGGCACCGGGACGCCACGCATGGCGGCTATTTCTGGTCGATGGACAATGACGGGCCGAAGGACCCGACCAAGCAGGGCTACGGCCATGCCTTCGTGCTGCTCGCCGCGTCGGGCGGCAAGCTGGTCGGCCATCCGCTCGCCGAAAAGATGCTGGCCGACATCACCGAGGTGCTGGAGAGCCGGTTCTGGGAAGACGGTTTCGGCGCGATCGCGGAGGAGTTCAACGCCGACTGGACGCCTTTCGCCAACTATCGCGGCCAGAATTCCAACATGCATCTGACCGAAGCGCTGATGGCGGCCTTCGAGGCGACGGGCGACCGCCGGTATCTCGACAAGGCCGAGCGCATCGCGGACCTCGTCATCCGGCGGCACGCCGGGGCGAACGGCTTTCGCGTGGCCGAGCATTTCGACGAGGAATGGAACCTCGACAAGGATTATCGCGCCGTCAACGAGATGTTCCGGCCTTCGGGCACGACGCCCGGGCATTCGCTGGAATGGGCGCGACTCATCCTCCAGCTCTGGGTTCTCGGCGGCAAGCATCACGACTGGATGCCGCATGCGGCGTCCGAGCTCTTCCGCCAGTCCGTTGAACTCGGCTGGGACCGGGAGAAGGGCGGCTTCTTCTACACGCTCGACTGGAACGGACGGCCGGCGATGCGGCACAAGCTCTGGTGGCCGGCCTGCGAGGCGGCGGGCGCCGCGAGCTTCCTGACCGAGCATCAGCCGAGCCTCTACCACGAGGAATGGTATCGGCGGGTGTGGAACTACATCGCCGACCATCATCTCGACCGCCAGCATGGCGGCTGGATCGAGCAGCTCGACGAGGATCTGAAGTCGTCCTACACCATCTTCGCCGGCAAGGCCGACATCTACCATGCCCTGCAGGCCTGTCTGATACCGCTCTATCCCTCGACCGGCAGCCTGACCAAGGTCATCCGGGAAAAGGCGACCGCATAG